The [Clostridium] colinum genome includes the window CTTAAATTTTGTATATTTAATAATTTTTTCAACTAATTATAACATATATTTTATAATTATTCTAGTATTTTTTAATATAAATTTTAATATTTATAAGTTATAAAAGTTAAATAGTAGTATTTTATTCTATATAAATACATAATATAATTTATCATAGAGTGATTTATTATGACAAAAAATGATTTAATACAACTATCATCAAGAATAAAATCAAGACGAAAATCTCTAGCTTATACTCAAGAAGATATTGCTGAAAAATTAGGACTATCATACAGTCATTATAGTAAAATAGAAAATGCTATTTCTTTTCCATCATTAGATACACTTATAAAAATATCTAAAATATTTGGGCTATCTCTTGATAATCATGTTTTTGGTGAAAAAAATAATACAAATTTAGATTTTACAAAATTAAACAATATTATAAATGATTTAAAAAATAATAAATCTCAAAAAATATCTGATTTAAAAACTTTTATAAAATTATTAGAAGTAATTGATAATGTATAAAATTTATTGTAAAAGTTTTATGTTCAAAGAATATATCAAAAAGTTTTAACTTTATTTTTAAATGTTCAATTAGTATTAATTATTTTAATCAAATAAAAAATAACAATTATTAATATTTATTACATAATCAATAATTGTTATTAAATATTTCTAATTATTTATGTATTAGATAATTTTTATTAGTATTACTATTTACTTTATTTAATAGATAGTTAAAATTTATTATATATTAATGTAACTCTTTTAAAATTTCTTTATCAATTTTATATGTATTTCTAAATTGTTTAATAAACTTTTTACATGTTTCAAAATCTATTAATACATTTTTTCTAGTCGTTCTATATTTACATATACAGATAATTTATTGTTACAATAATCATTTTGTTTTTGAATTATTTCTGGAGTATCACTTATTATAGTACCATAACCATAATACCTTTGGGATATTATTTACTATTTCCACTTATATAAAACAATATTTTATACCCTTTACGCATTGATTTATTAGCTATAAATGTATTTACTGTATTTATATTTGTATTATTAAAAATATCCCAAGTTTTAAGGTTTATTATTGAAATATATACTTCCATTTTTTACTCCTAACTTTTAAATTATTATTAACTTATATTTTATTATTTGAAATATAAATTGTCAATTAAAATATGTTCATAAGTTTATTATTATTTATAGAAATGCAATTTAAAATACTTTATTTTTGACTATCACTAACATGTAAATTTAATGATTTTTAATATTATGATTTTCTATAACACTTAAGATTAATAATATTCTTAAATATAAAATATAGTTTAAATTTTTCATCTAAAATATTCCTATTTTAGAAAAATATTTATTATAGTAGTTAAATTGATATCTAATTATTTTTAAATATATGTATTAAAAAAATTTTTTTGATGCACTCTTTATTTTGAAATATAAATACTGTTACAAAATTAACAGTATTATATTAAACATTTAAAATTATCTATTTTTTCATTTATTCTAAAAATAGTAATTTTGGGTTTAATGTATTATTTACTTCCAAAATTACACAAAAAAGTTGCATACTGATTAGTTAAATCGCCACTAAAATCATATACAACTTTTATTATATATATTTTTTATTTTAAACAATTTTTTAAATCATCTTGTGCATTAGTAATAGGTTTTATATCAAATGTATTAACTAAATAGTTAAGTACATTTTCACTTAAAAATGCTGGTAATGTTGGTCCAATATACATTCCTTTTATACCTAATGATAAAAGTGCTAATAAGTCTGCTACTGCTTTTTGCTCATACCAAGATAATATTATAGATAATGGTAAATCATTTACACTAGTATTAAATGCTTCTGCTAAAGCTAAAGTTATTTTCACTGCAGAATAAGCATCATTACATTGACCTACATCTAAAAGTCTTGGTATATCTAATATTTCACCAAATGATAACTTATTAAATCTATATTTACCACAAGCCAAAGTTAATATTACACAATCTTTTGGTACAATTTGAGCAAATTCTGTATAATATTTTCTTTCAGCCCTTGCACCATCACATCCACCTATTAAGAAGAAATGTTTTATATCTCCAGATTTAACTAATTCTATTATTCTATCTGCTTTACTTAATAAAGCACTATGTCCAAACCCTACTGTTATCTCTTTTCTTTCTTTATCTTCTTCAAATCCCCCAAGTTCTAAAGCCTTTTCTATTATTTCGCTAAAGTCTTTTTCACCATTTTCATTTTTACCTATATATTTAATACCTTCCCAACCAACTACACTTGTTGTAAATATTCTATCTTTATAAGAATCTCTAGGTTTCATAATACAATTTGTTGTCATAAGAATACAACCAGGAATATTATCAAATTCTTTTTGTTGGTCTTGCCAAGCTCCACCGAAGTTTCCTACTAAATGTGGATATTTATTTAATTCTGGATATCCGTGCGAAGGTATCATTTCACCGTGTGTATAAATGTTTATTCCTTTTCCTTCTGTTTGCTTTAATAACATTTCTAAATCTTTTAAATCGTGACCAGAAACTATAATAAATGGACCTTTTTTAATATTTATATTTACTTTTGTTGGTGTTGGATTTTTATATATACTAGTATTAGCTTCATCTAGTTTTTTCATAATAGCTACAGACATTTCGCCAGTTTTTAATGCTAATTCTATTAAATTTTCTAATGTCAAGCTATTATCTGTAATTAAATATAGTGCTTTAAAGTAAAATTTATCTACTTCATCATCATAATATCCTAGCTCTCTAGCTTGGTGTCCATATGCAGATATACCTTTTAAACCATATGTTATAGTTTCTCTTAAAGAACGAATATCTTCATTTAAATTTTCATCATACATTATTCCTGCACGGATAGAATCCTCTAACATTTCTTTTCTAGTACTACTTAAATTATAAAGAGCTTGTTCATTAATGTCTTCACAATTAGTAACTAATTTTCTTAAATCTTCTTTTATAGATTGAGATTTTCTTAATATTTCTTCATGTACATCTTCATCAAAATTTACATTTGTAAGCGTTGTAAATAATGAATTTTCAACAAATGCAACGATATTTTTATCTATATTTTTACCATCTTCTATTAATTTATTTGCATAATAACTTATTCCTTTTAACTGATATATAATTAAGTCTTGTAGTCTTGAAACTTCTGGTGTTTTGCCACAAACACCTATTTTAGTACAGCCTTTACCTCCAGCTGTTTGCTCGCATTGATAACAAAACATTTTATTCATAATAAATCTCCTTATAAATTAAAGTTAATATCTGTTAATATCTGTTTACAATAAATAAAATTTAATATATAATTAAAATAAAATTATTGTATATTTATTATATAATATTTTAATTATTAAATCTGTTGCATAAACAACAAAAAGGTGGATAAAATGGAAAAATATATACCAATAATAAAAAAATCAAGATTATTTTATAATGTTTCTGACGATGAGATAAAAAATATTTTAAAATGTTTAGCTGTTGATGTAAAAACTTATAAAAAAGGTGAATATATTTATAAAGTAGGAGATACTATTAATTATTTATCTTTAGTAGTAAGTGGTACTGTACATATAGAAAAAGAAGACTTTTGGGGAAATAAAAATATTTTAATAGAAATCTGTGAAGGTGAAGTGTTTGGAGAATCTTATGCTTGTATTAATAATGAACCAATTTCGATTAATGCAATTTCTTCATCTAATAGTAAAGTTATACTTTTTGACATAAAAAAGGCTTTTAATCCTTCTTGTCCATATTGTTCTTTTAATACAAAATTAATCCAAAACCTAATAATAGCACTTGCAACAAGAAATAAAACTATTACTGAAAAATTTGAACATTTATCTAAGAGAACAATACGAAACAAATTATTGTCATATTTATCTGAGCAATCTATTAAAAATAAATCATCTTCTTTTTATATATATTTTAATAGACAACAATTAGCAGATTATTTATGCGTTGATAGAAGTGCAATGTCAAAAGAATTATCAAAAATGCGTAAAGAAGGGTTATTAAATTTTAATAAAAATTACTTTGAGTTAAATTCAAGTTTTAATTCTACACTTAACTAAATTTATATACCTATTTTGCCACCTTTATTTTTATTTATATTATTATAAATTTAATGAATCATAAAAATTAAATTCTATTTCTATTTTTTCTTCAAATACTCTAATTTCTTTTACAAAAGTTTTAATAAATTTATTTGAATTTTCATTATTTAAATTAGAATAAATCAAATTTTCAAAATTATCATTTATATTTTTTTTCAACGCTTCTTCTTTTTTATTAAATTCTTGTTTTTTCTGCATATATATTTCTCTAGTTAAATTTTCTTTTAAATATTTATCATAAAGATTATCTTTAATATTTTTTATTTGTTGTAACTCTTTTTCATATTTTTTAATAATTATGTTTTTAAATACCTTATTATATTCTACCAAATTAGCTCTATATAAAATATACTTAAAAATTATTTCCTTTATTTCACTTTCTTTTATTATAAAATCTTTACAATTATATTTATTTGTATATCTTAAAGTACTACATTTATATTTAATGTCTTTTTTATTTATTCTTTGTAAATAATAATTACAATATCCACATTTTAAAGTATTTTTAAAAATATTATCATTACTTTTACATTTTATTTTAGGATTTTTAAAAATTTTTTGAGCTTCATAAAAAGTATTTTTAGAAATAATTGGTAAATGATGATTTTCAAAAATAATCCAATTTTCTTTATCTATATTTATATAATTTTTACTTCCCACTTCTTTTATTTCTGTCTTTCCATAAACTCTTTTGCCAATATAAACTTCATTTTTTAATATGTTTCTAACTGTTACACTTTTCCAAAATAATTTTCCTTTACATCTACCCAATTTATTTATTTTACCACTATTTATTTTATATTCTAAGGGTGTTTCTATTTTATTTTCATTTAAAAATTTAGCTATTTGTGTAAAACTTTTTCCTTCACAAGCCATATTAAAAATTTTTTTAACAATATCTGACACATTTTCATCTATTTCAAATTTATGTTTATCTTCACTTGATATAATATAACCATAGGGCGCAGAAGATGTTGGTATCTTCCCTATTTTAGCATTATTTAATTGTGTTGTTTTAACTTTTTTTGATAAATCTTTACTATAGTAATTATACAAAATATTTTTAAAATTTAAATTAAAATAGTTATTATATGTAATTTCATTATTACTATCATAATTATCATTAATAGATATAAACCTTACATTTAAAACTGGGAATATATTTTCTAAATATTGGGAAGTTTCTATATAATTTCTTCCAAATCGTGATAAATCTTTTACTATGATACAATTAATTTTTTTATTATTAACATCATTTAAAAGACGTATAATTCCTTTTCTCATAAAATTTGTAGCTGTTTTTCCATCATCTTCATATTCTAAAATTTTATAATATTTTAAATTATTACTTAATATATAATTATAAATATACTGTCTTTGATTAGTTATACTATTGCTTTCATTTTGACTGTTTTCATCTTCTTTAGAAACTCTCAAATAAATGCCTATATTATATAGCATTTAAAAACACCTTCTATCCTTGAAATATTATAATAAATAAGTTTAAATATAATTAAAGTTATTCATTATTTAATTTATACTCATTATTTTTTTAAATTATTAAAACTATTTTTATAAAATATCTTTAAAATTACTTATTTTATAAAAAGCCATATTAAAATATTTTCAATATGGCTTTTAAATACTGTATAAATTTTATTATATTTCTATATATTTTTAATTTTAATCTATTTGTTCTGATGCTTTTTTACCAGACAATACTAATTTTAACATAATAGGTGTTAATAATGTTGTAAATATTACAACAATAACAACAGCTGGAAAAAGAGTTTCATCTAATAAGCCAGCTTTAGCACCTTTTTGAGCAACTATTAAAGATACTTCACCTCTAGCTACCATACCTGTACCAATAGCTAACGCAGTAAAGCTATTAAATTTACAGATTTTAGCACCTATAAAACAACCAACAACTTTTGTTAAAATAGATACTA containing:
- a CDS encoding helix-turn-helix domain-containing protein; protein product: MTKNDLIQLSSRIKSRRKSLAYTQEDIAEKLGLSYSHYSKIENAISFPSLDTLIKISKIFGLSLDNHVFGEKNNTNLDFTKLNNIINDLKNNKSQKISDLKTFIKLLEVIDNV
- the hcp gene encoding hydroxylamine reductase produces the protein MNKMFCYQCEQTAGGKGCTKIGVCGKTPEVSRLQDLIIYQLKGISYYANKLIEDGKNIDKNIVAFVENSLFTTLTNVNFDEDVHEEILRKSQSIKEDLRKLVTNCEDINEQALYNLSSTRKEMLEDSIRAGIMYDENLNEDIRSLRETITYGLKGISAYGHQARELGYYDDEVDKFYFKALYLITDNSLTLENLIELALKTGEMSVAIMKKLDEANTSIYKNPTPTKVNINIKKGPFIIVSGHDLKDLEMLLKQTEGKGINIYTHGEMIPSHGYPELNKYPHLVGNFGGAWQDQQKEFDNIPGCILMTTNCIMKPRDSYKDRIFTTSVVGWEGIKYIGKNENGEKDFSEIIEKALELGGFEEDKERKEITVGFGHSALLSKADRIIELVKSGDIKHFFLIGGCDGARAERKYYTEFAQIVPKDCVILTLACGKYRFNKLSFGEILDIPRLLDVGQCNDAYSAVKITLALAEAFNTSVNDLPLSIILSWYEQKAVADLLALLSLGIKGMYIGPTLPAFLSENVLNYLVNTFDIKPITNAQDDLKNCLK
- a CDS encoding Crp/Fnr family transcriptional regulator, whose product is MEKYIPIIKKSRLFYNVSDDEIKNILKCLAVDVKTYKKGEYIYKVGDTINYLSLVVSGTVHIEKEDFWGNKNILIEICEGEVFGESYACINNEPISINAISSSNSKVILFDIKKAFNPSCPYCSFNTKLIQNLIIALATRNKTITEKFEHLSKRTIRNKLLSYLSEQSIKNKSSSFYIYFNRQQLADYLCVDRSAMSKELSKMRKEGLLNFNKNYFELNSSFNSTLN
- a CDS encoding recombinase family protein, giving the protein MLYNIGIYLRVSKEDENSQNESNSITNQRQYIYNYILSNNLKYYKILEYEDDGKTATNFMRKGIIRLLNDVNNKKINCIIVKDLSRFGRNYIETSQYLENIFPVLNVRFISINDNYDSNNEITYNNYFNLNFKNILYNYYSKDLSKKVKTTQLNNAKIGKIPTSSAPYGYIISSEDKHKFEIDENVSDIVKKIFNMACEGKSFTQIAKFLNENKIETPLEYKINSGKINKLGRCKGKLFWKSVTVRNILKNEVYIGKRVYGKTEIKEVGSKNYINIDKENWIIFENHHLPIISKNTFYEAQKIFKNPKIKCKSNDNIFKNTLKCGYCNYYLQRINKKDIKYKCSTLRYTNKYNCKDFIIKESEIKEIIFKYILYRANLVEYNKVFKNIIIKKYEKELQQIKNIKDNLYDKYLKENLTREIYMQKKQEFNKKEEALKKNINDNFENLIYSNLNNENSNKFIKTFVKEIRVFEEKIEIEFNFYDSLNL